From a single Candidatus Brevundimonas phytovorans genomic region:
- the rpsT gene encoding 30S ribosomal protein S20 has protein sequence MANNAGARKAIRKIEARTEVNKARRTRVRTYLRKFQEALTGGDAAAAKAAFITAQSELMRAVSKGVVHKNTGSRKVSRLAAQLKKLSAA, from the coding sequence ATGGCCAACAATGCAGGCGCCCGCAAGGCGATCCGCAAGATCGAAGCGCGGACCGAAGTAAACAAGGCCCGCCGTACCCGCGTCCGTACTTACCTGCGTAAGTTCCAGGAAGCCCTGACGGGCGGCGACGCCGCCGCCGCCAAGGCCGCCTTCATCACGGCGCAGTCGGAACTGATGCGCGCCGTGTCCAAGGGCGTGGTTCACAAGAACACCGGCTCGCGCAAGGTTTCGCGCCTGGCCGCCCAGCTGAAGAAGCTGTCGGCCGCCTGA
- the mutM gene encoding bifunctional DNA-formamidopyrimidine glycosylase/DNA-(apurinic or apyrimidinic site) lyase — protein sequence MPELPEVETVRRGLEPVLEGARLTAARQNRPDLRFPFPERFVERLDGATVLRLDRRAKYLLFPLSTGETWVTHLGMTGRFTLEGAAPGVFETDAPIAGKHEHMSLTAERAGVLTRLGYADARRFGFMGLIPTEAVEGHAWFSGLGPEPLGNGFSAAHLAEAFAGKAQNIKVSLLDQRNVAGLGNIYVCEALYRARLSPLTPAGKVSRPRLERLATEVRQVLADAITAGGSTLKDFANVEGGQGYFQHRFDVYGREGEPCRTEGCGGVVARVVQGGRSTFFCPVCQKG from the coding sequence ATGCCTGAATTGCCTGAAGTCGAAACCGTGCGTCGCGGCCTGGAGCCGGTGCTGGAGGGCGCGCGGCTGACGGCGGCGCGTCAGAACCGGCCGGACCTGCGCTTTCCCTTTCCCGAGCGGTTCGTCGAGCGGTTGGACGGGGCGACGGTGCTGCGGCTGGATCGGCGGGCCAAGTATCTGTTGTTTCCGCTGTCGACCGGGGAGACCTGGGTGACGCATCTGGGCATGACCGGGCGCTTCACCCTGGAGGGCGCGGCGCCGGGCGTGTTCGAAACGGACGCGCCGATCGCGGGCAAGCACGAGCATATGAGTTTGACGGCGGAGCGGGCCGGGGTGCTGACCCGTCTGGGCTATGCCGATGCGCGGCGGTTCGGCTTCATGGGACTGATCCCGACCGAGGCGGTCGAGGGCCATGCCTGGTTTTCGGGTCTGGGGCCGGAGCCTCTGGGCAACGGCTTTTCCGCCGCCCATCTGGCCGAAGCCTTTGCGGGCAAGGCGCAGAACATCAAGGTCTCGCTGCTGGACCAGAGGAATGTGGCGGGGCTGGGCAATATCTATGTGTGCGAGGCGCTGTATCGCGCCCGCCTCTCGCCCCTGACCCCGGCGGGCAAGGTCAGCCGGCCCCGGCTGGAGCGGCTGGCGACCGAGGTGCGTCAGGTCCTGGCCGACGCCATCACGGCGGGCGGCTCGACGCTGAAGGACTTCGCCAATGTCGAGGGCGGGCAGGGCTATTTCCAGCATCGCTTCGACGTCTATGGCCGCGAGGGCGAGCCGTGCCGGACGGAGGGCTGCGGCGGCGTGGTGGCGCGCGTGGTCCAGGGCGGGCGCTCGACCTTCTTCTGTCCGGTCTGCCAGAAGGGTTAG
- the dnaN gene encoding DNA polymerase III subunit beta gives MQLTIERSALLKALGHVQSVVERRNTIPILSNVLLSAGRDRLSFAATDLDMEMVDEAEAQVNVEGQITASAHTLYEIVKKLPDGAEVSLTYSGDDPRLVISAGRSKFNLPVLPAGDFPIMSTESSGARYTLPKEDLARLIDKTRFAVSTEETRYYLNGLYLHTVADGGVPLLRAVATDGHRLALAETPAPEGAAGGPGVIVPRKTVDQVRRLLDDGNGPVEVQVSAQKIRFEFGHASLTSKVIDGAFPDYLRVIPKGNDKQADIDNTLFSKAVDRVATISAEKSRSVKLAFDNDRVKLTVRNMEAGQAEEEVEIGYSEEPFEIGFNARYLLDVAGQITGETAHFKFADPASPTLVLDPADPGVQYVLMPLRV, from the coding sequence ATGCAGCTGACCATCGAACGTTCCGCGCTCCTGAAAGCCCTCGGGCACGTTCAGAGCGTGGTCGAGCGCCGCAACACCATTCCGATCCTGTCGAACGTGCTGTTGAGCGCCGGGCGCGACCGCCTGTCCTTCGCCGCCACCGATCTTGACATGGAGATGGTGGACGAGGCCGAGGCCCAGGTGAACGTCGAGGGCCAGATCACGGCCTCGGCCCACACCCTCTATGAAATCGTCAAGAAGCTGCCGGACGGCGCCGAGGTCTCGCTGACCTATTCGGGCGACGATCCGCGTCTGGTCATCTCGGCGGGCCGCTCCAAGTTCAACCTGCCGGTCCTGCCGGCGGGCGACTTCCCCATCATGTCGACGGAATCCTCGGGCGCGCGCTACACCCTGCCCAAGGAAGATCTGGCGCGCCTGATCGACAAGACCCGTTTCGCCGTCTCGACCGAAGAGACGCGCTATTATCTGAACGGCCTCTATCTGCACACGGTCGCCGACGGCGGCGTGCCGCTGCTGCGCGCCGTGGCCACCGACGGACACCGTCTGGCCCTGGCCGAGACCCCGGCGCCCGAAGGGGCGGCGGGCGGTCCCGGCGTGATCGTGCCGCGCAAGACCGTCGATCAGGTCCGCCGCCTGCTGGACGACGGCAATGGTCCGGTCGAGGTCCAGGTCTCGGCCCAGAAGATCCGCTTCGAGTTCGGCCACGCCAGCCTGACCTCCAAGGTCATCGACGGCGCCTTCCCCGACTATCTGCGCGTCATTCCCAAGGGCAATGACAAGCAGGCCGACATCGACAACACCCTGTTTTCCAAGGCGGTCGACCGCGTGGCCACCATCTCTGCGGAAAAGAGCCGCTCGGTGAAGCTGGCCTTCGACAACGACCGGGTGAAGCTGACCGTCCGCAACATGGAAGCCGGGCAGGCCGAGGAAGAGGTCGAGATCGGCTACTCCGAAGAGCCCTTCGAAATCGGCTTCAACGCCCGCTACCTGCTGGACGTCGCCGGCCAGATCACCGGCGAAACCGCCCACTTCAAATTCGCCGACCCGGCCAGCCCGACCCTGGTGCTCGATCCGGCCGATCCGGGCGTGCAGTATGTGCTGATGCCGCTGCGTGTCTGA
- the dnaA gene encoding chromosomal replication initiator protein DnaA, producing MTGMTDPDRIWTEAAGRLKTEIGDGPFSSYIAPSAVRLDASGNLILVTPTAYARDWVRKNALRRMNELWLGLDGLSRRLDVRCRAEVGSPAPATAFPAGEAPRLASVGGVIAPSLAASAMAASSFAPSTDGARAVRAAGLQERLNFDSFVEGQGNAFALAIAKQVASWADGHFNPVFFCGPYGYGKTHLLNAIAWEAQRLRPDAKVVYLTAERFLSTFVRAMQDRSTAAFKESLRSADMLLLDDVQFVGGKTSTQEELLSTLTSLIEDGKRIVLSADRAPTALTDVEPRLRSHLSAGLTCPVEAADRTLKIAVAQSRLNALAKLGVVSGEARTDVLEHLVDRTPGSMRELEGAVNTLAAVAGARLASLGVDEAQSLLGVALRGGPERRITVDEIQKTVADHFNLKQADLLSERRTRAIARPRQIAMYLCKQHTTRSYPDIGRRFGGRDHTTVLHGVRKIEELMPKEEQIARDVEALTRKLRG from the coding sequence ATGACGGGCATGACGGATCCGGACCGTATCTGGACTGAGGCGGCGGGCCGCCTGAAGACCGAGATCGGCGACGGTCCGTTCAGCAGCTACATCGCGCCGTCGGCCGTCCGGCTGGACGCCTCGGGCAATCTGATCCTGGTGACGCCGACCGCCTATGCGCGGGACTGGGTGCGCAAGAACGCCCTGCGTCGGATGAACGAGCTGTGGCTGGGCCTGGACGGCCTGTCGCGCCGTCTGGACGTCCGTTGCCGCGCCGAGGTGGGTTCGCCCGCCCCGGCCACCGCCTTCCCCGCTGGCGAGGCCCCGCGCCTGGCCTCGGTGGGCGGCGTGATCGCCCCCAGCCTCGCCGCCTCGGCCATGGCCGCCTCCTCGTTCGCTCCCTCGACCGACGGCGCTCGCGCCGTCCGCGCCGCCGGCCTGCAAGAGCGCCTGAACTTCGACAGCTTCGTCGAGGGACAGGGCAACGCCTTTGCGCTGGCTATCGCCAAGCAGGTCGCCAGCTGGGCCGACGGCCATTTCAACCCGGTCTTCTTCTGCGGCCCCTACGGCTACGGCAAGACCCACCTGCTGAACGCCATCGCCTGGGAGGCGCAGCGCCTGCGTCCCGACGCCAAGGTGGTCTATCTGACCGCCGAGCGTTTCCTCTCGACCTTCGTGCGCGCCATGCAGGACCGCTCGACCGCGGCCTTCAAGGAAAGCCTGCGCTCGGCCGACATGCTGCTGCTGGACGACGTCCAGTTCGTCGGCGGCAAGACCTCGACCCAGGAAGAACTGCTCAGCACCCTGACCTCGCTGATCGAGGACGGTAAACGCATCGTCCTGTCGGCCGACCGCGCCCCGACCGCCCTGACCGACGTGGAGCCGCGTCTGCGCAGCCATCTGTCCGCCGGCCTGACCTGCCCGGTCGAAGCCGCCGACCGCACGCTGAAGATCGCCGTGGCCCAGTCGCGTCTGAACGCCCTGGCCAAGCTGGGCGTCGTCTCGGGCGAGGCCCGCACCGACGTGCTGGAACATCTGGTGGACCGCACCCCCGGCTCGATGCGGGAGCTGGAAGGCGCCGTGAACACCCTGGCCGCCGTCGCCGGCGCCCGTCTGGCCTCGCTGGGCGTGGACGAGGCGCAGAGCCTGCTGGGCGTCGCCCTGCGCGGCGGGCCCGAGCGCCGCATCACGGTCGATGAAATCCAGAAGACGGTCGCCGACCACTTCAACCTGAAGCAGGCCGATCTGCTGAGCGAGCGCCGCACCCGCGCCATCGCCCGCCCGCGTCAGATCGCCATGTACCTGTGCAAGCAGCACACGACCCGCTCCTATCCCGACATCGGCCGTCGCTTCGGCGGACGCGATCACACGACCGTCCTGCACGGCGTGCGCAAGATCGAGGAGCTGATGCCGAAGGAAGAGCAGATCGCCCGCGACGTCGAGGCCCTGACGCGCAAGCTGCGCGGCTAA
- a CDS encoding oligopeptide transporter, OPT family translates to MTDSPPSTVKRIELTIRALILGCLLAAVFTAANTYLGLKVGLTFASAIPAAVISMALLRAFKGSTIWENMTVQTVASVGGAMSSIIFVLPGLVMIGWWMNFPFWESVAICVLGGVLGVTFSIPLRRTLVVQGGLPYPEGVAAAEVLKVGSPGADESESAVRENRSGLFVVIGSAIASAFFAFLAAARVFAAETTAFLRLPAALGGGATGVGFSMQFALLGAGHLIGLAVGLTQLFGLVLAWLIFVPILTSPEFVAWAAAHGVPSIAASLPAGAPAEELAMTVWAKEVRFIGAGVIGVAALWTLFKLAKPLVAGLASALAAQSKRAHGEVLERTEQDIPIKLVGLLSLGALVGIAVLLALFAQGTALASSTPLLVVGGLIYVVVIGFAVAAICGYMAGLIGSSNSPVSGVGILAIIVASLLMLGVMAIAGVPADPSIIAFALIVTAVVFAVAVISNDNLQDLKTGQLVEATPWRQQTALLVGVVAGALVIPFVLDMMNQAFGFEGGPPAIVQGAQTLAAPQATLISALAKGVISGELRWDLIGIGALVGVGVIILDVVLRGATKDKVKLPPLAAGIGVYLPAAVTTMLVVGAVCGWAYERWIATTRFADVGRRMGVLLASGLIVGESLFGVFTAAVIVSTKNEAPFALLPKDTLWPAMGAGLVAFAVLTFALYSWIRSRSAKV, encoded by the coding sequence ATGACAGACAGCCCTCCCAGCACCGTCAAACGTATCGAACTGACCATCCGCGCCCTGATCCTGGGCTGCTTGCTGGCGGCGGTCTTCACGGCGGCCAACACCTATCTGGGGCTGAAGGTCGGCCTGACCTTCGCCTCGGCCATTCCGGCGGCGGTCATTTCGATGGCCCTGCTGCGCGCCTTCAAGGGCTCGACCATCTGGGAGAATATGACGGTGCAGACCGTCGCCTCGGTCGGCGGCGCCATGAGCTCGATCATCTTCGTCCTGCCCGGCCTGGTCATGATCGGCTGGTGGATGAACTTCCCCTTCTGGGAGTCGGTGGCCATCTGCGTGCTTGGCGGCGTGCTGGGCGTGACCTTCTCCATTCCGCTGCGCCGGACGCTCGTGGTCCAGGGCGGCCTGCCCTACCCCGAGGGCGTCGCCGCCGCCGAGGTGCTCAAGGTCGGCTCGCCGGGCGCGGATGAATCCGAAAGCGCCGTGCGCGAAAACCGTTCGGGCCTGTTCGTGGTCATCGGCAGCGCCATCGCCTCGGCCTTCTTCGCCTTCCTCGCCGCGGCCCGCGTCTTCGCCGCCGAGACCACGGCCTTCCTGCGCCTGCCTGCGGCTCTGGGCGGCGGCGCCACCGGCGTCGGCTTCTCCATGCAGTTCGCCCTTCTGGGCGCCGGCCACCTGATCGGTCTCGCCGTCGGCCTGACCCAGCTGTTCGGCCTGGTCCTGGCCTGGCTGATCTTCGTCCCCATCCTGACCTCGCCCGAGTTCGTCGCCTGGGCCGCCGCTCACGGCGTCCCCTCGATCGCCGCCAGCCTGCCCGCCGGCGCCCCGGCCGAGGAACTGGCCATGACGGTCTGGGCCAAGGAGGTCCGCTTCATCGGCGCCGGCGTCATCGGCGTCGCCGCCCTGTGGACCCTGTTCAAGCTGGCCAAGCCCCTGGTCGCCGGTCTGGCCTCGGCCCTCGCCGCCCAGTCGAAACGCGCCCACGGCGAGGTGCTGGAGCGCACCGAGCAGGACATTCCGATCAAGCTGGTCGGCCTTCTGTCCCTGGGCGCCCTGGTCGGCATCGCCGTCCTGCTGGCCCTCTTCGCCCAGGGCACGGCGCTCGCCAGCTCGACCCCGCTTCTGGTCGTCGGCGGCCTGATCTATGTCGTGGTCATCGGCTTCGCCGTGGCCGCCATCTGCGGCTACATGGCCGGCCTGATCGGCTCGTCGAACAGCCCCGTCTCCGGCGTCGGCATCCTGGCCATCATCGTCGCCTCCCTGCTGATGCTGGGCGTCATGGCCATCGCCGGCGTGCCCGCCGATCCGTCGATCATCGCCTTCGCCCTGATCGTCACCGCCGTGGTCTTCGCCGTGGCCGTCATCTCCAACGACAACCTGCAGGACCTCAAGACCGGCCAGCTGGTCGAGGCCACGCCCTGGCGCCAGCAGACGGCCCTGCTGGTCGGGGTCGTCGCCGGCGCCCTGGTCATTCCCTTCGTCCTCGACATGATGAACCAGGCCTTCGGCTTCGAAGGCGGCCCGCCCGCCATCGTTCAGGGCGCCCAGACCCTGGCCGCGCCGCAGGCCACCCTGATCTCGGCCCTGGCCAAGGGCGTCATCAGCGGCGAGCTGCGCTGGGACCTGATCGGCATCGGCGCCCTGGTCGGCGTCGGCGTCATCATCCTCGACGTCGTCCTGCGCGGCGCGACCAAGGACAAGGTCAAGCTGCCGCCTCTGGCCGCCGGCATCGGCGTCTATCTGCCGGCCGCCGTCACCACCATGCTGGTCGTCGGCGCCGTCTGCGGCTGGGCCTATGAGCGTTGGATCGCCACGACCCGCTTCGCCGACGTGGGCCGCCGCATGGGCGTGCTTCTGGCCTCGGGTCTGATCGTGGGCGAGAGCCTGTTCGGCGTCTTCACCGCCGCCGTCATCGTCAGCACGAAGAACGAAGCCCCCTTCGCCCTCCTGCCCAAGGACACGCTGTGGCCGGCCATGGGGGCCGGCCTGGTCGCCTTCGCCGTCCTGACCTTCGCCCTCTATTCCTGGATCCGCAGCCGCTCGGCCAAGGTCTAG
- the recF gene encoding DNA replication/repair protein RecF: MITSLALTDFRSYASASLPVSGGAVVLHGPNGAGKTNLLEAISLLTPGKGLRGATAQEMGRREPGEAVGRAWAVMVTLDEDGEEVRLGTGVQTPGAARRIVRIDGETAPPGRLLDHLRPVWATPEQDRLFSDARAARLRFFDRLVFAADPDHAATVSAYEKALRERLRLLTDGAEGRPADPLWLDALEARLSEAGARAATARTRALTALQAGIDARGDRPFPQADLGLTGVAEEMAAAGADEADVVGMLGEGFVRARGRDAAAGRSLFGPHRSDLTALHREKNRPAAEGSSGEQKALVLNLILAQVGRLAGQSAQPVLLLDEAPAHLDEVRRAALFDEIEALHLQAFMTGTERSLFAALEGRAQFVTVEGGALLSA; encoded by the coding sequence TTGATCACCTCCCTCGCCCTCACCGACTTCCGTTCCTATGCGAGCGCCAGCCTGCCGGTTTCCGGCGGGGCCGTGGTGCTGCATGGGCCGAACGGGGCGGGCAAGACCAATCTGCTGGAGGCCATCAGCCTGCTGACCCCCGGCAAGGGCCTGCGCGGGGCGACGGCGCAGGAGATGGGGCGGCGCGAGCCGGGCGAGGCCGTGGGGCGGGCCTGGGCCGTCATGGTCACGCTGGATGAAGACGGCGAAGAGGTGCGTCTGGGCACCGGGGTGCAGACGCCGGGGGCGGCGCGGCGCATCGTTCGCATCGACGGCGAGACGGCCCCGCCGGGGCGGCTGCTGGATCACCTGCGTCCGGTCTGGGCCACGCCCGAGCAGGACCGGCTGTTTTCCGATGCGCGGGCGGCGCGGCTGCGGTTCTTTGACCGGCTGGTGTTTGCGGCTGACCCCGATCATGCGGCGACGGTTTCGGCCTATGAAAAGGCGTTGAGGGAGCGGTTGCGGCTGCTGACCGACGGGGCTGAGGGCAGGCCAGCTGACCCCCTGTGGCTGGATGCGCTGGAAGCGCGGCTGTCCGAGGCCGGGGCGCGGGCGGCGACAGCGCGGACGCGGGCCTTGACGGCGCTGCAAGCCGGCATCGACGCGCGCGGCGACCGGCCCTTTCCTCAGGCCGATCTGGGCCTGACGGGCGTGGCCGAAGAAATGGCGGCGGCGGGGGCGGACGAGGCCGATGTGGTCGGGATGCTGGGCGAGGGCTTTGTGCGGGCGCGGGGGCGCGACGCCGCCGCCGGGCGCTCGCTGTTCGGACCGCATCGCTCGGACCTGACCGCCCTCCACCGCGAGAAGAACCGGCCCGCCGCCGAGGGGTCCTCGGGCGAGCAGAAGGCCCTGGTGCTGAACCTGATCCTGGCCCAGGTGGGGCGTCTGGCCGGCCAGTCGGCCCAGCCGGTCCTGCTGCTGGACGAGGCCCCGGCCCACCTCGACGAGGTGCGGCGTGCGGCCCTGTTCGACGAGATCGAGGCGCTGCACCTTCAGGCCTTCATGACCGGCACCGAGCGCAGCCTGTTCGCCGCGCTGGAGGGGCGGGCGCAGTTCGTGACCGTGGAGGGCGGGGCGCTGCTTTCGGCTTAA
- the gyrB gene encoding DNA topoisomerase (ATP-hydrolyzing) subunit B — translation MTDQTDASPEYGADSIKVLKGLDAVRKRPGMYIGDTDDGSGLHHMVYEVVDNAIDEALAGHADLVQVILNEDGSVTVTDNGRGIPTGIHEEEGVSAAEVIMTQLHAGGKFDQNSYKVSGGLHGVGVSVVNALSDWLELKIYRDGKAHQMRFERGDTVKSLVITGDAPIRTEGEKAGQPLSGTEVTFYPSVTTFSHIDFDLKTLEHRLRELAFLNSGVVIKLADHRGAEPVEIMLHYEGGVEAFVRHLDKSKTPILKDVIVIRGQKDGIELDLALWWNDSYHETMLCFTNNIPQRDGGTHLSAFRTSLTRVMGSYIESSGLAKKEKVAPTGEDAREGLTCVLSVKVPDPKFSSQTKDKLVSSEVRPAVENLCSEGLSQWFEEHPVEAKMVVSKIIEAASAREAARKARDLTRRKSALEISSLPGKLADCQERDPAKSELFIVEGDSAGGSAKQARNRENQAVLPLRGKILNVERARFDRMLSSELIGTLILALGTGIGRDDFNADKLRYHKIILMADADVDGAHIRTLLLTFFYRQMPELIERGHVYIAQPPLYKVSKGKQHRYVKDQAEMDSYLIEEGCADAELDLSGGERRMGLDLQALVREAKAFKALVDRLAARAPAFAIEQGALAGLFTESAGELETRAASAATRLNLYAEEGDGPWSGGRAEQGGVLFSRVRRAVTETIVLDEQLGRSLDARRLAERAAAFEGLFDQPGVYRRKDKSTTIRGPLDLLAAVLDAGKKGMAIQRYKGLGEMNPEQLWETTLDVNARTLLQVKVEHGDDADDLFAKLMGDVVEPRREFIQENALDAAVDV, via the coding sequence ATGACCGACCAGACTGACGCCTCGCCGGAATACGGCGCTGATTCCATCAAGGTTCTCAAAGGCCTGGACGCGGTGCGCAAGCGCCCTGGCATGTATATCGGCGACACCGACGACGGCTCCGGCCTGCACCACATGGTCTATGAGGTGGTCGACAACGCCATCGACGAGGCCCTGGCTGGTCACGCCGACCTGGTCCAGGTCATCCTGAACGAGGACGGCAGCGTCACCGTGACTGACAACGGGCGCGGCATTCCGACGGGCATCCACGAGGAAGAGGGCGTCTCGGCGGCCGAGGTCATCATGACCCAGCTGCACGCCGGCGGTAAGTTCGACCAGAACTCCTACAAGGTGTCGGGCGGTCTGCACGGCGTGGGCGTGTCCGTGGTCAACGCCCTGTCCGACTGGCTGGAGCTGAAGATCTATCGCGACGGCAAGGCGCATCAGATGCGCTTCGAGCGCGGCGACACGGTCAAGTCCCTGGTGATCACCGGCGACGCCCCGATCCGCACCGAGGGCGAAAAGGCCGGGCAGCCGCTGAGCGGCACCGAAGTCACCTTCTATCCGTCGGTCACGACCTTCAGCCACATCGACTTCGACCTGAAGACGCTGGAGCACCGCCTGCGCGAGCTGGCCTTCCTGAACTCGGGCGTGGTCATCAAGCTGGCCGACCATCGGGGCGCCGAGCCGGTCGAGATCATGCTGCACTATGAGGGCGGGGTCGAAGCCTTCGTGCGCCACCTCGACAAGTCCAAGACCCCGATCCTGAAGGACGTCATCGTCATTCGCGGCCAGAAGGACGGCATCGAGCTGGACCTGGCCCTGTGGTGGAACGACAGCTACCACGAGACCATGCTGTGCTTCACCAACAACATCCCGCAGCGGGATGGGGGCACGCACCTTTCGGCCTTCCGCACCTCGCTGACCCGCGTCATGGGCAGCTATATCGAGAGCTCGGGCCTGGCCAAGAAGGAGAAGGTCGCGCCGACCGGCGAGGACGCCCGCGAAGGCCTGACCTGCGTCCTGTCGGTCAAGGTGCCGGACCCCAAGTTCAGTTCGCAGACCAAGGACAAGCTGGTCTCGTCCGAGGTGCGCCCGGCGGTCGAAAACCTCTGCTCCGAGGGCCTGTCGCAGTGGTTCGAGGAACATCCGGTCGAGGCCAAGATGGTGGTCTCGAAGATCATCGAAGCGGCGTCGGCGCGCGAAGCCGCCCGCAAGGCGCGCGACCTGACGCGGCGCAAGTCGGCGCTGGAGATCTCGAGCCTGCCCGGCAAGCTGGCCGACTGTCAGGAACGCGATCCGGCCAAGTCCGAACTGTTCATCGTCGAGGGCGATTCCGCTGGCGGCTCGGCCAAGCAGGCGCGCAACCGCGAGAACCAGGCCGTCCTGCCCCTGCGCGGCAAGATTCTGAACGTCGAACGCGCGCGCTTTGACCGGATGCTGTCGTCGGAACTGATCGGCACCCTGATCCTGGCGCTCGGCACGGGCATCGGCCGCGATGATTTCAACGCCGACAAGCTGCGCTATCACAAGATCATCCTGATGGCCGACGCCGACGTCGACGGCGCCCACATCCGCACCCTGCTGCTGACCTTCTTCTATCGTCAGATGCCGGAGCTGATCGAACGCGGCCACGTCTACATCGCCCAGCCCCCGCTCTATAAGGTGTCGAAGGGCAAGCAGCACCGCTACGTCAAGGATCAGGCGGAGATGGACTCCTACCTGATCGAGGAAGGCTGCGCCGACGCCGAGCTGGACCTGTCGGGCGGCGAGCGCCGCATGGGTCTGGACCTGCAGGCCCTGGTCCGCGAAGCCAAGGCCTTCAAGGCCCTGGTCGATCGTCTGGCCGCGCGGGCGCCTGCCTTCGCCATCGAGCAGGGGGCCCTGGCCGGTCTGTTCACCGAGAGCGCGGGCGAACTGGAGACGCGCGCCGCCAGCGCCGCGACGCGTCTGAACCTCTACGCCGAGGAAGGCGACGGCCCCTGGTCGGGCGGCCGCGCCGAACAGGGCGGGGTCCTCTTCAGCCGCGTCCGTCGCGCCGTGACCGAGACCATCGTGCTCGACGAACAACTGGGGCGTTCGCTGGACGCCCGCCGTCTGGCCGAACGCGCCGCCGCCTTCGAAGGTCTGTTCGATCAGCCGGGCGTCTATCGCCGCAAGGACAAGTCGACGACGATCCGCGGGCCTCTGGACCTGCTGGCCGCCGTGCTGGACGCGGGCAAGAAGGGCATGGCCATCCAGCGCTACAAGGGTCTGGGCGAGATGAACCCGGAACAGCTGTGGGAGACGACGCTGGACGTCAACGCCCGCACCCTGTTGCAGGTCAAGGTCGAACACGGCGACGACGCCGACGACCTGTTCGCCAAGCTGATGGGCGACGTGGTGGAGCCCCGCCGCGAGTTCATCCAGGAAAACGCCCTGGACGCCGCTGTCGACGTCTGA
- a CDS encoding enoyl-CoA hydratase, which translates to MADAYSTLLIERHADGYAVVTLNRPEALNALNTTLTGELGDFLESVADDDSVRCVVLTGSVKAFAAGADIKEMADQAYADMYRGNFFARAHDRVANFRKPIIAAVSGYALGGGCELAMLCDFIIASETAKFGQPEINLGVAPGIGGSQRLTRAVGKAKAMDMCLTGRMMDAAEAERSGLVSRVVAADALLDEARATAAKIAGQSILAVMANKELVNAAFETTLTQGVVFERRLFHSLFAFEDQKEGMAAFVEKRKPAFTGR; encoded by the coding sequence ATGGCCGACGCCTATTCCACCCTGCTGATCGAACGCCATGCTGACGGCTATGCGGTCGTCACCCTGAACCGGCCCGAGGCGCTGAATGCGCTGAACACCACCCTGACCGGCGAGCTGGGCGACTTCCTCGAGAGCGTGGCCGACGACGACAGCGTGCGTTGCGTGGTCCTGACCGGCTCGGTCAAGGCTTTCGCCGCCGGCGCCGACATCAAGGAGATGGCGGATCAGGCCTATGCCGACATGTATCGCGGCAACTTCTTCGCCCGCGCCCATGACCGGGTGGCGAACTTCCGCAAGCCGATCATCGCGGCGGTGTCGGGCTATGCCCTGGGCGGCGGCTGCGAACTGGCCATGCTGTGCGACTTCATCATCGCCTCGGAGACGGCGAAGTTCGGCCAGCCCGAGATCAACTTGGGCGTGGCGCCCGGCATCGGCGGCTCGCAGCGCCTGACCCGCGCCGTGGGCAAGGCCAAGGCGATGGATATGTGCCTGACGGGGCGGATGATGGATGCGGCCGAGGCCGAGCGTTCGGGTCTGGTTTCGCGGGTGGTGGCGGCCGACGCCCTGCTGGACGAGGCGCGGGCGACGGCGGCCAAGATCGCCGGCCAGTCGATCCTGGCGGTCATGGCCAACAAGGAGCTGGTCAACGCCGCCTTCGAGACGACCCTGACGCAAGGGGTGGTGTTCGAGCGCCGCCTGTTCCACTCCCTGTTCGCCTTCGAGGATCAGAAGGAGGGGATGGCGGCCTTCGTCGAGAAGCGCAAACCCGCCTTCACGGGGCGCTGA